A window from Candidatus Nitrospira neomarina encodes these proteins:
- a CDS encoding DUF4910 domain-containing protein, producing MIDEISKQVGHEMYQFLAELYPLCRSITGQGVRETLKGIARHIPVKMHEIPSGTEVFDWTVPQEWNIQDAYIKNKKGERIVDFTQSNLHVVSYSQPIHTTMTLEELKPHLYSLPEHPDWIPYRTSYYKESWGFCLTHRQLMALKEEEYEVCIHSTLESGHLTYGEYVIKGETEEEILISCHTCHPSLCNDNLSGIAVTTFLAKTLSGRSLRYSYRFLFIPGTIGSIAWLALHENQVSTITNGMVVTGVGDPGALTYKKSRQGKAGIDRAFIHILKTSGLEHAIIDFFPYGYDERQYCSPGFNLPVGCFMRTPHGEYPEYHTSGDNLTFVQPQPLEESLICCVKAVNLLERNTTFLSQNPKCEPRLGKRGLYRAIGGESEGAKREMAMLWVLNFSDGTHSLLDIAERSGLEFEVIDKAAESLEEHGLLKKVSL from the coding sequence ATGATTGATGAAATTTCAAAGCAAGTCGGACATGAGATGTATCAGTTTCTTGCTGAACTATATCCCCTCTGTCGGAGTATTACAGGTCAGGGCGTTCGGGAGACGCTAAAAGGAATTGCCCGCCATATCCCTGTGAAGATGCATGAGATTCCAAGCGGAACCGAGGTGTTTGATTGGACAGTGCCACAGGAGTGGAATATTCAGGATGCGTATATAAAAAATAAAAAGGGAGAACGGATTGTCGATTTTACGCAATCGAACCTGCATGTTGTTAGTTATAGTCAGCCCATTCACACCACGATGACGCTGGAAGAATTAAAACCCCATCTGTATTCATTGCCCGAACATCCTGATTGGATTCCCTACCGAACCTCTTACTATAAGGAAAGCTGGGGATTCTGTCTGACCCATCGGCAACTGATGGCGTTGAAAGAGGAGGAATATGAGGTATGTATCCATTCGACCTTAGAATCCGGGCATTTAACCTATGGGGAATACGTCATAAAAGGGGAAACTGAAGAAGAGATCTTGATCTCCTGTCATACCTGCCATCCATCCTTGTGCAATGACAACCTGTCCGGAATTGCCGTTACTACATTTCTGGCCAAGACGTTGAGCGGGCGATCCTTGCGATATTCTTACCGCTTTCTCTTTATTCCAGGGACGATCGGGTCCATTGCCTGGCTGGCGTTGCATGAAAACCAAGTGTCCACCATCACCAATGGCATGGTGGTGACCGGGGTGGGAGATCCCGGAGCGTTAACGTATAAAAAGAGCCGGCAAGGCAAGGCCGGGATCGATCGGGCCTTCATACATATACTGAAAACCTCGGGCTTGGAGCATGCCATCATCGATTTCTTCCCCTATGGGTATGATGAAAGGCAATATTGTTCCCCTGGTTTTAATTTGCCCGTGGGCTGTTTCATGAGGACACCTCACGGCGAATATCCCGAATATCATACGTCAGGCGACAATTTAACGTTTGTCCAGCCTCAGCCGTTGGAAGAGTCCTTGATTTGTTGTGTAAAGGCGGTCAATCTTTTGGAAAGGAACACAACATTTCTCAGTCAAAATCCCAAGTGCGAACCTCGTTTGGGAAAACGGGGCCTTTACCGTGCCATTGGTGGTGAATCGGAAGGCGCCAAAAGGGAGATGGCGATGTTGTGGGTGTTGAATTTTTCGGATGGAACGCATTCGCTCTTAGACATAGCCGAACGATCTGGATTAGAGTTTGAGGTTATTGACAAAGCTGCTGAATCGTTGGAAGAGCACGGACTCCTAAAGAAAGTCTCATTGTGA
- a CDS encoding NAD-dependent epimerase/dehydratase family protein — protein MTSPNQNPLVETITSWKPCTVMVTGASGFLGSHLCRHLGMRGGEVHAISRSQRDRQKSGPIWWQSNLEDVGAVRRLFDSVKPDIIFHLSGLVSGIQNKELVLPAFHSLLTSTVNLLTVAAEVGCQRIVLAGSLNEPPDDGESIPSSPYAAAKWASSGYGRMFHALYGTPVVIVRTFMTYGPGQETRKLIPTVALSLLKGESPKLSSGQWMADWIYVDDVIEGFLAAAQVPRIEGTTVDLGSGTLVSVRELVERLVEIVGKGTQPLFGVLPDRVLEPARTADVARTFKRLDWRPKVSLENGLQQTVEWYKAQLSAYKDSQLPGHSNERVFP, from the coding sequence ATGACCTCTCCTAATCAAAACCCCCTGGTGGAAACGATCACTTCATGGAAACCTTGCACCGTTATGGTCACCGGTGCCAGCGGCTTTTTGGGATCGCATTTGTGCCGTCATCTAGGCATGCGGGGTGGGGAGGTACATGCGATATCTCGATCTCAACGGGACCGTCAGAAAAGTGGACCCATCTGGTGGCAATCGAACTTGGAGGATGTAGGAGCAGTTCGCAGGTTGTTCGACTCCGTAAAACCCGACATCATTTTTCATTTGTCCGGATTAGTCTCAGGAATTCAGAACAAAGAACTTGTTTTGCCGGCTTTCCACAGCCTGCTGACCAGCACGGTGAATCTCTTAACTGTTGCGGCGGAAGTGGGGTGTCAACGCATTGTGCTGGCCGGATCCCTCAATGAACCACCGGATGATGGAGAGAGTATCCCCAGTTCACCCTATGCGGCTGCCAAGTGGGCGAGTAGCGGGTATGGGCGTATGTTTCATGCGCTCTATGGTACCCCCGTGGTCATTGTCAGGACCTTTATGACATATGGACCAGGACAAGAAACGCGAAAGCTAATTCCCACAGTCGCACTTTCTCTATTGAAAGGAGAATCGCCTAAACTTTCGAGTGGGCAGTGGATGGCTGATTGGATTTATGTCGATGACGTTATTGAGGGGTTTCTTGCTGCTGCTCAAGTGCCACGAATTGAAGGGACCACGGTGGATTTGGGATCGGGGACATTGGTGAGTGTTCGTGAATTGGTTGAACGGCTGGTGGAGATAGTGGGGAAGGGGACTCAACCTCTATTCGGTGTCCTACCTGATCGGGTATTGGAGCCAGCGCGAACGGCCGACGTTGCGAGGACATTTAAAAGGCTCGACTGGAGACCGAAAGTCTCACTTGAAAATGGATTGCAGCAAACGGTGGAATGGTATAAAGCTCAGCTTTCTGCCTACAAAGATTCTCAACTCCCAGGGCATTCGAATGAAAGAGTGTTTCCATGA
- a CDS encoding class I SAM-dependent methyltransferase translates to MKNSQSCRFCGMVLEHTFLDLGTSPFSNSYVKNESLGEMEPFFPLYAFVCSRCLLVQLKDCSSPERIFSDYAYFSSYSDLWLQHACAYTDMIQERIKLDERSLVVEVASNDGYLLQYFVEKGIPVLGIEPAENVAKVATEKGISTRVSFFGERLAQLLVEEGKQADLLIGNNVLAHVPDLNDFVCGLQTLLKPQGVITMEFPHVMRLMEDNQFDTIYHEHFSYFSFGTVEQVFRKHGLILFDVEEIPTHGGSLRIYARHEADHSKPVESRVAALQDREKKAGLQTLDHYLSFSEKVHHTKRQLLSFLIEAKEKGKTIVGYGAPAKGNTLLNYCGIRTDFIDYTVDRSPHKQGLYLPGTHIPIYAPDAIRETKPDYVLILPWNLKDEIMQQMACIREWGGAFVVPIPEVRVYP, encoded by the coding sequence ATGAAAAATTCTCAGTCTTGTCGGTTTTGCGGTATGGTACTAGAGCACACGTTTCTTGATCTCGGGACTTCCCCTTTTTCAAATTCCTATGTGAAAAACGAATCCTTGGGGGAGATGGAGCCGTTTTTCCCATTGTATGCCTTTGTCTGTAGCCGGTGTCTTCTGGTGCAGTTAAAAGACTGTTCAAGCCCTGAGCGAATCTTTAGCGATTATGCCTATTTTTCTTCCTATTCTGATCTGTGGCTTCAACACGCGTGCGCGTATACAGACATGATTCAGGAGCGGATAAAATTGGATGAACGCAGTCTTGTGGTTGAAGTTGCCAGTAATGACGGGTATTTACTTCAATATTTCGTTGAAAAGGGCATCCCCGTTTTGGGAATCGAACCGGCGGAAAATGTGGCCAAAGTGGCTACGGAAAAAGGGATTTCGACACGGGTTTCATTTTTTGGGGAACGTTTAGCTCAATTGTTGGTTGAGGAAGGGAAACAGGCAGATTTATTGATTGGCAATAACGTCTTAGCTCATGTCCCGGACTTGAATGATTTTGTGTGTGGGCTTCAAACGCTGCTCAAACCTCAGGGTGTCATCACCATGGAATTTCCCCATGTGATGCGCCTCATGGAGGACAATCAATTTGACACGATTTACCACGAACATTTCTCGTATTTTTCTTTTGGCACCGTAGAACAGGTATTCAGGAAGCACGGCTTAATTCTTTTCGATGTCGAAGAAATTCCCACGCATGGCGGGTCTCTTCGAATTTATGCTCGCCATGAAGCCGACCACTCAAAGCCGGTGGAGTCCAGAGTTGCGGCCTTACAGGATCGGGAGAAAAAGGCAGGCTTACAAACCTTAGATCATTATCTTTCTTTTTCCGAAAAAGTTCATCATACCAAGAGGCAACTTCTTTCCTTCTTGATTGAGGCGAAGGAAAAGGGGAAGACCATCGTAGGGTATGGTGCTCCCGCCAAAGGGAATACCCTCTTAAATTATTGTGGAATTCGTACGGATTTCATTGATTACACGGTTGATCGTAGCCCCCACAAGCAAGGGCTTTATCTGCCCGGAACGCATATTCCAATCTATGCCCCCGATGCGATTAGGGAAACCAAGCCTGATTACGTGTTGATCCTGCCCTGGAATTTGAAGGATGAAATAATGCAGCAAATGGCGTGTATCCGCGAATGGGGCGGGGCATTCGTGGTGCCGATTCCGGAGGTCAGGGTGTATCCATGA
- a CDS encoding class I SAM-dependent methyltransferase — protein sequence MKSTEAIFTEIYKENYWRGKSSVSGQGSDLEQTQTIVKELPILLNDLKISTMLDIPCGDFFWMKMVDLQGVHYTGADIVEELVERNRQLYQTDNIVFTKLNLLRSDLPKVDLIFCRDCLGHFSFSNIFMALKNMSRSESSYLLTTTFPERNANWDIATGQWRPLNLEAGPFHFPPPQFLLVEHCTQKTKKGEYKDKSLGLWKISDVEKILKKGPPFPSFLKEKREYKDFLATVVCSVGI from the coding sequence ATGAAATCCACGGAGGCCATATTCACTGAAATTTATAAGGAAAATTATTGGAGGGGGAAAAGTAGCGTTTCCGGGCAAGGCTCAGATCTTGAGCAAACACAGACGATTGTGAAAGAACTGCCAATTCTCCTGAACGATTTAAAAATTTCCACAATGCTGGATATACCCTGTGGTGATTTTTTCTGGATGAAAATGGTGGATTTGCAGGGTGTGCATTATACAGGAGCAGATATAGTTGAAGAATTAGTTGAGCGTAATCGACAATTATATCAGACGGATAATATCGTTTTCACCAAGCTCAATCTCCTGCGAAGTGACTTGCCCAAAGTTGACCTTATTTTTTGTCGTGATTGTTTAGGGCATTTTTCCTTTTCGAACATTTTCATGGCGTTGAAGAACATGAGTCGGAGTGAATCATCCTATTTGCTCACAACCACATTTCCTGAGCGAAACGCAAACTGGGACATAGCAACTGGGCAATGGAGGCCCCTGAATCTTGAAGCGGGTCCTTTCCATTTTCCTCCCCCCCAATTCCTTCTTGTGGAACATTGCACTCAAAAGACCAAGAAGGGGGAGTACAAAGACAAATCATTGGGGCTCTGGAAAATTAGTGATGTGGAAAAGATTTTAAAAAAAGGACCACCTTTCCCCTCATTTTTGAAAGAGAAGAGAGAGTACAAAGATTTCCTCGCGACGGTTGTGTGCAGTGTTGGGATTTAA
- the rfbC gene encoding dTDP-4-dehydrorhamnose 3,5-epimerase — translation MIFTESTIKGAFLIDPERIEDSRGFFARTMCQREFEAHGLTFKQVQCNLSFNKKKGILRGMHYQCAPFEEAKLVWCIKGAIYDVLIDLRPLSQTYTQHAAVILTAENRRMHYIPEGCAHGFQTLEDNTEIFYQISAFYDPQCARGVRWDDPAFGIQWPADERLISDRDLAYPDFIEPQH, via the coding sequence ATGATTTTCACCGAATCAACAATCAAGGGAGCCTTCCTCATTGATCCGGAGCGGATTGAAGACAGTCGCGGGTTCTTTGCCCGAACGATGTGTCAACGAGAGTTTGAGGCGCATGGACTCACATTCAAACAGGTGCAATGCAACCTTTCTTTTAATAAAAAGAAAGGGATCCTCAGGGGGATGCACTATCAATGTGCGCCGTTTGAAGAAGCCAAGCTCGTCTGGTGCATTAAGGGCGCAATCTACGATGTGTTGATCGATTTGCGGCCTTTATCTCAAACGTATACTCAGCATGCCGCGGTCATTCTCACTGCGGAAAACCGGCGGATGCATTATATCCCGGAAGGATGTGCCCATGGATTTCAGACTCTAGAAGATAATACGGAGATTTTTTACCAGATCTCCGCGTTCTACGATCCTCAATGTGCCAGAGGGGTGCGGTGGGATGATCCTGCGTTTGGGATTCAATGGCCGGCCGATGAGCGGCTCATATCTGATCGCGACCTGGCTTACCCAGATTTTATCGAACCCCAACATTGA
- a CDS encoding glycosyltransferase: MKKVLQLTHGALGNLLKEINSPSNKKVISLNPDGPPRGHVLLSYRIELFSIKPGQPIPYYHYNRQLSVVMARTFVDLGFAVDVISNENRSFLPKKKYDFFIDTRMNFERIANGLNKDCVKILHATTAHPYFNNYAESKRLLALQERRHVTLRSRRFMNQKYAMAVTYADCVVVHCEFGVKNFKYANKPMYLVPNAVPYNYTWRDSKDFEACRFRFLWLGSEGMVHKGLDLVLEAFAGMPEYHLTVCGPVAREKDFEQEYFQELYHTPNIHTHGWIDVESAEFRDLTNRCLGLVYPSCSETNAGSVLTSLHAGLIPIISCESGVDVGKDEGVVLDDCSIESIREAVRQTSSRSTQELRCMSRKSWEFAQENHTIKNFEKKYRNVIETLVSEYKK; the protein is encoded by the coding sequence GTGAAAAAAGTACTCCAACTGACCCATGGCGCACTCGGGAACCTTCTTAAGGAAATCAATTCCCCCTCAAATAAAAAAGTGATATCCCTTAATCCTGATGGCCCACCTCGAGGTCATGTGCTTCTCTCCTATAGAATCGAACTTTTCTCAATCAAGCCGGGACAACCAATCCCTTATTATCACTATAACCGTCAATTGTCCGTTGTGATGGCAAGAACATTTGTTGATCTTGGTTTTGCTGTTGATGTGATTAGTAATGAGAATAGGAGTTTTCTTCCTAAAAAGAAATACGATTTTTTTATCGATACCCGGATGAATTTTGAAAGGATCGCGAATGGACTGAATAAGGATTGCGTAAAAATATTGCATGCGACCACTGCTCATCCCTACTTTAATAATTATGCCGAATCCAAACGCTTATTGGCGCTGCAAGAGCGAAGGCATGTGACCTTGCGTTCGCGAAGATTCATGAACCAGAAGTATGCCATGGCGGTAACGTATGCTGATTGTGTGGTCGTTCACTGTGAATTTGGTGTCAAAAACTTTAAGTATGCCAATAAGCCTATGTATCTGGTTCCAAATGCAGTTCCCTACAACTATACCTGGAGAGATTCAAAGGATTTTGAAGCCTGTCGATTTCGATTTTTGTGGTTGGGGAGTGAGGGAATGGTGCACAAAGGTCTTGATTTGGTTTTAGAGGCATTCGCAGGGATGCCAGAATATCATTTGACGGTTTGCGGTCCGGTCGCGAGAGAAAAGGATTTTGAGCAGGAATATTTTCAGGAGTTGTATCATACTCCCAATATTCATACTCATGGATGGATTGACGTTGAAAGCGCCGAGTTTAGGGATCTGACCAATCGCTGCCTCGGATTGGTCTATCCATCATGCTCTGAAACGAATGCCGGTTCGGTGTTGACATCCTTGCATGCTGGACTTATCCCAATCATAAGCTGTGAATCCGGTGTGGATGTGGGTAAGGACGAGGGTGTGGTCCTTGATGATTGTTCCATCGAGTCAATTCGGGAGGCGGTTCGTCAAACTTCGTCTCGTTCAACTCAGGAACTCAGGTGTATGTCCAGGAAGTCATGGGAGTTTGCCCAAGAAAATCATACAATAAAAAATTTTGAGAAAAAATATCGAAACGTGATCGAAACATTGGTTAGTGAATATAAAAAATAA